A single region of the Yersinia entomophaga genome encodes:
- the glnS gene encoding glutamine--tRNA ligase — translation MSEAEARPSNFIRQIIDEDLATGKHTSVHTRFPPEPNGYLHIGHAKSICLNFGIAQDYQGQCNLRFDDTNPVKEDVEFVESIKQDVEWLGFEWSGKIRYSSDYFDQLHQYAIELINKGLAYVDELSAEQMREYRGTLTTPGKNSPYRDRSVEENLALFEKMRAGEFAEGAACLRAKIDMASPFIVMRDPVLYRIKFAEHHQSGNKWCIYPMYDFTHCISDALEGITHSLCTLEFQDNRRLYDWVLDNISIDCHPRQYEFSRLNLEYAIMSKRKLNLLVTEKLVEGWDDPRMPTISGLRRRGYTAASIREFCRRIGVTKQDNNVEMMSLESCIRDDLNENAPRAMAVLDPIKVIIENRKAGEEWLTMPNHPNKPEMGTRQVPFDSEIYIDRADFREEANKQYKRLVLGKEVRLRNAYVIKAERVEKDAEGNVTTVYCSYDAETLNKDPADGRKVKGVIHWVSVAHALPAEIRLYDRLFSVPNPAAAEDFLSTVNPESLVIRQGFVEPSLVDAKPEKTYQFEREGYFCADSRYSSAEHLVFNRTVGLRDTWAAKATA, via the coding sequence ATGAGTGAGGCAGAAGCCCGCCCAAGTAATTTTATCCGTCAAATTATCGACGAAGATTTAGCCACCGGTAAGCATACATCGGTACATACTCGTTTTCCGCCTGAGCCAAATGGTTATCTGCACATTGGCCATGCGAAGTCTATTTGCCTGAACTTTGGTATTGCACAAGATTATCAGGGCCAGTGTAACCTGCGCTTTGATGACACCAATCCGGTAAAAGAAGACGTCGAATTTGTTGAGTCAATCAAGCAAGACGTGGAGTGGCTGGGCTTCGAATGGAGCGGTAAAATCCGCTATTCATCCGATTACTTCGATCAACTGCATCAGTATGCGATTGAGCTGATTAACAAAGGTCTGGCCTATGTTGATGAGTTGAGCGCAGAGCAGATGCGTGAATATCGTGGCACCCTGACAACTCCGGGTAAAAACAGCCCGTATCGCGATCGCAGCGTGGAAGAAAACCTGGCGCTGTTTGAAAAAATGCGTGCCGGTGAATTTGCCGAAGGCGCTGCCTGCCTGCGTGCCAAAATCGATATGGCTTCGCCATTTATCGTGATGCGCGATCCGGTGCTGTACCGCATTAAATTTGCGGAACATCATCAGTCTGGCAATAAGTGGTGCATCTACCCGATGTATGACTTTACCCACTGCATTTCCGATGCGTTGGAAGGGATTACCCATTCGCTCTGTACTTTGGAGTTCCAGGATAACCGCCGTCTGTACGATTGGGTGCTGGATAACATTTCTATCGATTGCCATCCACGTCAGTACGAGTTCTCTCGTCTGAATCTTGAGTACGCCATCATGTCTAAGCGCAAGCTGAACCTGTTGGTGACCGAGAAGCTGGTGGAAGGTTGGGATGACCCACGTATGCCTACTATCTCCGGCCTGCGTCGTCGTGGCTATACTGCAGCGTCTATCCGCGAGTTCTGCCGTCGTATCGGCGTAACCAAGCAGGATAACAACGTCGAAATGATGTCGCTGGAATCCTGTATCCGTGATGATCTGAATGAAAACGCACCGCGCGCCATGGCCGTGCTGGACCCAATCAAGGTCATTATTGAGAACCGCAAAGCGGGTGAAGAATGGCTGACAATGCCAAATCATCCGAATAAGCCGGAAATGGGAACCCGCCAAGTTCCGTTCGATAGCGAAATTTATATCGATCGCGCTGATTTCCGCGAAGAAGCCAATAAACAGTACAAACGTTTGGTATTGGGCAAAGAAGTTCGCCTGCGTAATGCCTATGTGATTAAAGCCGAGCGCGTTGAAAAAGACGCCGAAGGTAATGTCACTACGGTTTACTGTAGCTATGACGCGGAAACCCTGAACAAAGATCCGGCCGATGGCCGTAAAGTGAAAGGCGTTATTCACTGGGTTTCAGTTGCTCATGCGTTGCCTGCGGAAATTCGTTTGTACGATCGTTTGTTTAGTGTACCAAACCCCGCGGCGGCAGAAGACTTCCTGTCAACGGTGAACCCAGAGTCTCTGGTTATCCGTCAGGGCTTTGTTGAGCCAAGCCTGGTTGACGCTAAGCCGGAAAAAACCTACCAGTTCGAACGCGAAGGGTATTTCTGCGCTGATAGCCGTTACTCTAGCGCCGAGCATTTGGTATTTAACCGTACCGTTGGCCTGCGTGATACCTGGGCTGCTAAAGCAACTGCCTGA
- the chiP gene encoding chitoporin ChiP has product MVTHCAKRKTLALAVAGAVLGTGFMIAPEAQAEGFIDDSSLTGGVYYWQRQRDRKDLTPDSADYGKYVANLHHSTFNANLDFSSGYAADMFGIDLAAFGAVEMTNSGPAAPNEIGFSDAKSRWDEKWTGDTSGVSLYKAAAKFKFGDYWAQGGYIQPKGQSLLAPHWSFMPGTYRGAEGGAKFDFDTAGALSMSYMWTDEYKAPWYRNMYNFRQADGLTGVSYLHSFGAKYDFKNKLVMEAAFGQAKDYMDQYFAKASYAFPVAGNDLRTSYQFYGAKDKVDGGASNPNDVYDGLAWLQALTFGYTTGPFDLRLEGTWAKAEGNQGYFLQRMTPGYASSNGRLDVWWDSRSDFNANGEKAVFAGVMYDLVNWNMAGWSVGTSYAYGWDAKPSSNPVFDQNTRLKESAWNFDVLYTLQEGRAKGTLFKLHYTMYDNHTNIPSYGGGFGNIFQDEKDIKFIVIAPFTIF; this is encoded by the coding sequence ATGGTTACGCACTGTGCTAAACGTAAAACGTTAGCGCTCGCAGTCGCGGGCGCGGTGTTAGGGACTGGGTTCATGATAGCGCCGGAGGCGCAAGCTGAAGGTTTTATCGATGATTCATCACTTACTGGTGGTGTTTACTATTGGCAGCGCCAACGTGATCGTAAGGACCTAACGCCTGACAGTGCGGACTACGGCAAATATGTCGCCAACCTGCATCACTCGACTTTTAACGCCAATCTGGATTTCTCTTCTGGCTACGCCGCTGACATGTTCGGTATCGACCTGGCGGCCTTCGGTGCCGTAGAGATGACCAACAGCGGCCCGGCGGCACCAAACGAAATCGGCTTCAGTGATGCGAAAAGCCGTTGGGATGAAAAATGGACCGGTGACACCAGCGGTGTGAGCCTGTATAAAGCCGCCGCGAAATTCAAGTTTGGCGATTACTGGGCGCAGGGCGGTTACATTCAACCAAAAGGTCAAAGCTTACTGGCTCCGCACTGGAGCTTTATGCCGGGCACCTACCGTGGTGCTGAAGGTGGCGCGAAGTTTGATTTCGACACCGCCGGTGCGCTCTCCATGTCTTACATGTGGACCGACGAATACAAAGCGCCTTGGTATCGCAATATGTACAACTTCCGTCAGGCTGATGGCTTGACCGGCGTGAGCTACCTACACTCCTTCGGTGCTAAATACGACTTCAAAAACAAACTGGTTATGGAAGCGGCGTTTGGTCAAGCAAAAGACTACATGGATCAGTATTTTGCTAAAGCCTCTTATGCCTTCCCGGTTGCAGGTAACGATCTGCGAACGTCTTACCAGTTCTACGGGGCTAAAGACAAAGTTGACGGCGGCGCAAGCAACCCTAACGACGTTTACGACGGTCTGGCATGGTTGCAGGCGCTGACCTTCGGTTATACCACCGGGCCATTTGACCTGCGTCTGGAAGGTACCTGGGCCAAGGCTGAAGGCAATCAGGGCTACTTCCTGCAACGTATGACTCCGGGCTATGCCAGCTCCAATGGTCGTTTGGACGTGTGGTGGGATTCCCGCTCCGACTTTAACGCCAACGGCGAAAAAGCAGTATTTGCTGGCGTAATGTATGACCTGGTTAATTGGAATATGGCTGGTTGGTCTGTCGGTACCTCCTATGCTTACGGCTGGGATGCAAAACCAAGCTCTAATCCAGTGTTCGATCAGAATACTCGTTTAAAAGAGTCTGCATGGAACTTCGACGTGCTGTACACCTTGCAGGAAGGCCGAGCCAAAGGGACATTATTCAAACTGCATTACACCATGTATGACAACCACACCAATATCCCGAGCTACGGCGGTGGTTTTGGCAACATCTTCCAGGATGAGAAAGACATTAAATTTATCGTGATCGCGCCGTTCACCATCTTCTAA
- the chiQ gene encoding ChiQ/YbfN family lipoprotein, with translation MKKLIGVVAVVLGLSACVQQAPVQPEDSKLKQAYSACINASEGSPERLIPCKAVLNVLKQEKAHQTFAEKENVRVLDYQRCLDAEQTGNGQAYAAQCGKLWQEIRNNN, from the coding sequence ATGAAAAAACTGATAGGTGTGGTTGCCGTTGTTCTGGGATTGAGCGCCTGTGTTCAGCAAGCGCCGGTACAGCCGGAAGATTCGAAACTGAAACAAGCTTACAGTGCTTGTATCAATGCCAGTGAAGGGTCGCCAGAAAGGCTGATTCCTTGCAAAGCGGTGTTAAACGTATTGAAGCAGGAAAAAGCCCACCAGACCTTTGCTGAGAAAGAAAACGTTCGCGTATTGGATTACCAACGTTGTCTGGATGCCGAACAGACGGGCAACGGTCAGGCTTATGCCGCTCAGTGCGGAAAGCTGTGGCAGGAAATACGTAACAATAATTAA
- a CDS encoding beta-N-acetylhexosaminidase: MNKFKLSALAALTATFGLMGAAQASPADQQVVDQLSQLKVNFKIKDNRAADNGTDCAALGADWASCNKTLITLTNAGDEIQGKDWALYFHNVRQVLAVGNDQFKITHLTGDLHKIEPTDKFSGFPANKAVEIPITGEYWQLFETDFMPRWYATSGDVQPKVLASTDTEDIDQFLTRFTGDQWKRTKDDNNVLMTPESRFVKNESLKTLPAESLRGQIIPTPMSVKVHNADVDLSKGVALELSALPKPAADAAQKRFEMLGVNVNAAGYPITTMIQPSDFKGDLAVAGAYELKIGEQGAQVIGFDQTGVFYGLQSILSLIPSDGSKKIATLDAKDAPRFEYRALFLDVGRNFKTKDAVLRLLDQMSAYKLNKFHFHLSDDEGWRIEIPGLPELTEVGSKRCHDLSENACLLPQLGSGPDSNNLGSGHFSRQDYIDILKYAKARQIEVIPEIDMPAHARAAVVSMEARYNNLMKQGKEAEANEFRLLDPTDDSNTTSVQFYERKSYLNPCLDSSKRFVDKVIGEMAQMHKEAGMPLQTWHFGGDEAKNIRLGAGFQDKNGKIEPGKGIIDQSIEDKPWAKSQVCQDMVKQGKIEDVEHLASHFAIEVSKLVNAHGIEKMQAWQDGLKNAKDAKAFATKRVGVNFWDTLYWGGADSVNDWANKGYEVIASNPDYVYFDMPYEVNPRERGYYWATRFTDEAKVFSFAPNNMPQNAETSVDRDGNHFSAKSDKPWPGVHGISGQSWNETVRTDDQMEYMMFPRALPLAERAWHRAPWEQDYKAGREYKGGETHHVDTQALSADWQRFANIMGQRELAKLDKAGISYRLPVPGARVQGGLLEANVSLPGLTIEYSVDGGQQWQKYDIKNQPKVSGEVMIRSASPDGKRNSRAEVVSATL, from the coding sequence ATGAATAAATTCAAACTAAGTGCTTTGGCTGCGTTAACAGCAACTTTTGGTTTGATGGGGGCGGCGCAAGCCAGCCCCGCCGACCAACAGGTTGTCGACCAACTAAGCCAGCTTAAGGTTAATTTCAAAATAAAAGATAACCGAGCCGCAGATAATGGAACGGATTGTGCCGCGTTGGGAGCTGACTGGGCCTCTTGTAACAAAACACTGATTACTCTGACCAACGCCGGGGATGAGATTCAGGGTAAAGATTGGGCGCTGTATTTCCATAATGTGCGTCAGGTGCTGGCGGTGGGTAACGATCAGTTCAAAATTACCCATTTGACCGGCGATCTGCATAAAATCGAGCCAACCGATAAGTTCAGCGGTTTTCCGGCCAATAAAGCAGTGGAAATCCCGATCACAGGTGAATACTGGCAGCTATTCGAAACCGACTTTATGCCGCGCTGGTACGCCACTTCTGGCGATGTGCAGCCAAAAGTTCTGGCTAGTACTGACACCGAAGATATCGATCAATTCCTGACGCGCTTCACTGGGGATCAATGGAAGCGTACCAAGGACGATAATAACGTTCTGATGACGCCTGAATCCCGTTTTGTTAAGAACGAAAGTCTGAAAACCCTGCCGGCAGAAAGCCTGCGTGGGCAGATTATTCCAACGCCGATGAGCGTCAAAGTTCATAACGCTGATGTCGATCTGAGCAAAGGCGTGGCGCTGGAGTTGAGTGCTTTACCAAAACCTGCGGCAGACGCAGCGCAGAAACGCTTTGAAATGCTGGGTGTGAATGTTAATGCGGCGGGCTACCCGATAACGACTATGATTCAGCCGAGTGATTTTAAAGGCGATCTGGCCGTTGCTGGTGCTTATGAACTGAAGATTGGCGAGCAGGGCGCGCAGGTAATTGGTTTCGATCAAACCGGCGTGTTTTACGGTTTACAGTCAATCCTGTCGCTGATTCCGTCCGATGGCAGTAAGAAAATTGCTACTCTGGATGCCAAAGATGCACCGCGCTTTGAATATCGCGCGCTGTTCCTTGATGTCGGCCGTAACTTTAAAACCAAGGATGCGGTACTGCGTTTGTTGGACCAAATGTCCGCTTACAAGCTAAACAAATTCCACTTCCATCTTAGCGATGATGAAGGCTGGCGCATAGAAATTCCGGGCTTACCGGAGCTGACCGAAGTGGGAAGCAAGCGTTGCCACGATCTCAGCGAAAATGCCTGTTTATTGCCACAGTTAGGTTCAGGCCCGGATAGCAATAATCTGGGAAGCGGGCACTTTAGCCGTCAGGATTACATCGATATCCTGAAATATGCCAAAGCGCGCCAGATTGAAGTGATTCCCGAAATCGATATGCCGGCTCACGCCCGTGCTGCGGTCGTTTCGATGGAAGCTCGCTATAACAATCTGATGAAGCAGGGTAAAGAAGCAGAAGCCAATGAATTCCGCCTGCTGGACCCGACGGATGATTCCAATACGACTTCAGTTCAGTTCTATGAGCGTAAAAGCTACCTGAATCCCTGCCTGGATTCTTCCAAACGCTTTGTGGATAAAGTGATTGGCGAAATGGCTCAGATGCATAAAGAAGCGGGTATGCCGCTGCAAACCTGGCACTTTGGCGGAGATGAGGCGAAAAATATCCGTTTGGGCGCGGGTTTCCAGGATAAAAACGGCAAGATTGAGCCGGGCAAGGGCATTATCGATCAGAGCATCGAAGATAAACCTTGGGCGAAGTCTCAGGTTTGTCAGGACATGGTTAAGCAAGGAAAAATTGAGGACGTGGAACACCTCGCTAGCCACTTTGCGATAGAAGTGAGCAAGTTGGTTAATGCGCACGGTATTGAGAAAATGCAGGCCTGGCAGGATGGTTTGAAAAACGCCAAAGATGCCAAAGCTTTCGCTACCAAACGCGTAGGTGTGAACTTCTGGGATACCCTGTATTGGGGCGGAGCCGATTCGGTGAACGATTGGGCGAATAAAGGCTATGAAGTCATCGCTTCTAACCCAGACTATGTTTACTTCGATATGCCTTATGAAGTGAACCCGCGTGAGCGGGGCTATTACTGGGCAACTCGTTTTACCGATGAAGCTAAGGTATTCAGTTTTGCGCCAAATAACATGCCGCAGAACGCTGAAACTTCCGTTGACCGCGATGGTAACCATTTCAGCGCCAAGAGTGATAAGCCTTGGCCGGGTGTTCACGGTATTTCAGGTCAGTCGTGGAATGAAACTGTACGTACGGACGATCAAATGGAATACATGATGTTCCCACGAGCGCTGCCGTTGGCAGAACGTGCTTGGCATCGCGCACCTTGGGAGCAGGATTATAAAGCGGGCCGCGAGTACAAAGGTGGAGAAACCCATCATGTGGATACTCAGGCGTTAAGTGCCGATTGGCAGCGTTTTGCCAATATTATGGGTCAGCGCGAGTTGGCAAAACTGGATAAGGCCGGTATCTCGTATCGCCTGCCAGTGCCGGGAGCGCGTGTTCAGGGCGGCTTATTGGAGGCTAACGTTAGCCTGCCGGGGCTGACCATAGAATACTCCGTTGACGGTGGTCAGCAATGGCAGAAATACGATATCAAAAACCAGCCGAAGGTCAGTGGCGAAGTGATGATTCGTTCTGCCAGTCCGGACGGTAAGCGCAACAGTCGTGCTGAAGTCGTTAGCGCAACTTTGTAA